A single region of the Drosophila miranda strain MSH22 chromosome 2, D.miranda_PacBio2.1, whole genome shotgun sequence genome encodes:
- the LOC108155162 gene encoding lon protease homolog, mitochondrial-like — translation MIAHAVRGRHLMRALSTTIAWTRPGQSALTRHFSEKVTRLQRFNGATMVMAQRFYSRKRDYPENKKAPAVTELLSDQDSNLPATVAVPDVWPHVPLLAMRKNPLFPRFMKIVEVSNPIVINLLRRKVSLNQPYVGVFLKKVDGEEEVVQSLDEVYHLGTFAQIQEVLDLGDKMRMVVVAHRRIRITGEVIEDLPHPKKPEKLKAAAKAAIEAEESTSAIPVAESAAPAASPPVLIVEVENVKLPVYKETAVVKALRQEIIKTLRDIITMSPLYRESLHQMLHQNQRVVHNPIYLCDLGASLSTGDPEELQSILEEEDIPKRLQLSLTLLKKEQELSRLQAKIGREVEEKVKQQHRKYILHERLKVIKKELGIEKDDKDAIGENYMEKLQDKIVPESIKQVIDEELTKLKFLESHSSEFNVTRNYLDWLTSLPWGVMSTENLCLDKANEILNHDHYGIEDVKKRILEFIAVSALKGTTQGKILCFHGPPGVGKTSIAKSIARALNREYFRFSVGGMTDVAEIKGHRRTYVGAMPGKLIQCLKKTKTENPLVLIDEVDKIGKGYQEDPSSALLELLDPEQNANFLDHYLDVPIDLSRVLFICTANVIDTIPEPLRDRMELIQMSGYVAEEKVAIARQYLIPQSMNDCGLTDEHISITEKALNMLIRNYCRESGVRNLQKQIEKVIRKVAFLLVKKEGTSFPVDAENLTTFLGKQIFTSDRMYETTPPGVVMGLAWTAMGGSSLYIETSPRNKYKSLGPISEASGVSGGGTLYITGNLGDVMKESAQIALTVARNFIHIRDPGNQYLELANIHLHVPEGAVPKDGPSAGVTIITALISLATNKPVRNDVAMTGEISLKGKVLPVGGIKEKAIAARRSGVHCLILPADNKKDFEELPKFITEGLDVHFAANYEDVYNIAFSEPLEVSSVDCAAGTMPFGPRIILEVGGYIVVWTSYQYN, via the exons ATGATAGCTCACGCTGTACGAGGGCGGCACCTAATGCGGGCCCTGTCCACGACAATTGCATGGACCCGCCCGGGACAAAGTGCCTTGACTAGACACTTTAGCGAGAAGGTTACGCGCCTGCAGAGATTCAATGGCGCGACAATGGTGATGGCTCAGCGCTTCTACAGTCGCAAACGCGATTATCCCGAGAACAAGAAAGCGCCAGCGGTAACAGAATTGCTGTCCGACCAAGATTCTAACCTGCCTGCCACAGTGGCCGTGCCCGACGTATGGCCACATGTTCCGCTGCTAGCCATGCGTAAGAATCCCTTGTTTCCGCGATTCATGAAGATTGTGGAG GTGTCCAACCCAATTGTTATAAATCTGCTGCGTCGCAAAGTTAGCCTTAATCAGCCCTACGTTGGGGTTTTCCTCAAGAAAGTCGACGGGGAAGAGGAGGTCGTCCAGAGTCTGGATGAGGTCTATCACCTGGGCACTTTTGCACAGATCCAAGAGGTTCTGGATTTGGGCGACAAGATGCGCATGGTGGTGGTGGCCCATCGTCGCATACGCATCACAGGAGAGGTGATCGAGGATCTACCACATCCAAAAAAGCCAG AAAAATTAAAAGCTGCAGCCAAAGCCGCAATCGAAGCCGAAGAGAGTACATCAGCTATCCCCGTTGCAGAGTCTGCTGCACCAGCTGCATCACCGCCCGTGCTCATTGTAGAGGTTGAGAATGTGAAGCTACCAGTTTACAAAGAAACCGCAGTGGTCAAGGCGCTAAGACAAGAGATTATCAAGACTCTACGCGACATTATCACCATGAGTCCCCTGTATAG GGAGAGTCTCCATCAAATGCTGCATCAGAATCAACGAGTTGTGCACAACCCCATCTACCTATGCGACTTGGGTGCCTCCCTGTCGACCGGAGACCCAGAGGAGCTGCAAAGTATCCTGGAGGAAgaagat ATCCCAAAACGTCTGCAGCTGTCCCTCACATTACTCAAAAAAGAGCAGGAGCTATCGAGACTGCAGGCGAAAATAGGACGCGAGGTAGAGGAAAAAgtcaagcagcagcaccgaaaATACATACTGCACGAACGGTTGAAGGTTATCAAAAAGGAGCTGGGCATTGAAAAAGACGACAAGGATGCCATCGGTGAAAATTATATGGAAAAGCTCCAGGACAAAATCGTTCCAGAAAGTATTAAGCAGGTCATCGATGAGGAACTGACCAAACTGAAATTCCTGGAGAGTCATAGCTCTGAATTTAA TGTAACCCGCAACTACCTCGACTGGCTCACCTCGCTACCCTGGGGCGTCATGAGCACTGAGAATCTCTGCCTGGACAAAGCCAACGAGATCCTAAACCATGATCACTACGGCATAGAGGATGTCAAGAAGCGCATCCTAGAGTTTATCGCCGTCAGTGCTCTGAAAGGCACCACGCAGGGCAAGATCTTGTGCTTCCATGGACCGCCTGGGGTAGGCAAGACGAGCATAGCCAAGTCCATTGCTCGGGCCCTGAATCGCGAGTACTTCCGCTTCAGTGTGGGCGGCATGACGGATGTGGCTGAGATCAAGGGACATCGTCGCACCTACGTGGGCGCAATGCCCGGCAAGCTGATACAGTGCTTGAAAAAAACCAAGACTGAGAATCCTCTAGTGCTCATTGATGAGGTTGACAAGATTGGCAA GGGCTATCAGGAAGATCCCAGCTCGGCGCTGTTAGAGCTACTCGATCCCGAGCAGAATGCCAATTTCCTGGACCACTATCTGGACGTGCCAATCGACCTGTCGCGTGTGCTATTCATTTGCACGGCCAACGTGATTGATACCATACCAGAGCCGCTGAGAGATCGCATGGAGCTGATTCAGATGTCCGGCTATGTGGCCGAGGAGAAGGTGGCCATTGCCCGCCAGTATCTAATACCGCAGTCGATGAACGACTGTGGCCTGACCGACGAGCATATCAGCATAACCGAGAAAGCCCTGAATATGCTGATACGCAACTATTGCCGCGAGTCCGGAGTGCGCAACTTGCAGAAACAGATCGAGAAGGTTATTCGCAAGGTGGCCTTCCTTTTGGTCAAGAAAGAGGGCACCAGCTTCCCAGTGGATGCCGAAAATCTGACCACATTCCTGGGCAAGCAGATCTTTACCTCGGATCGCATGTACGAGACGACGCCGCCGGGCGTGGTCATGGGCCTGGCCTGGACGGCCATGGGTGGCTCATCGCTGTACATTGAGACATCGCCGCGGAACAAATATAAAAGCCTGGGCCCCATATCAGAAGCCAGTGGTGTAAGCGGAGGTGGCACCTTGTATATCACCGGAAACCTTGGAGATGTGATGAAGGAATCGGCCCAAATAGCCCTGACCGTGGCGCGAAACTTTATTCACATTCGAGATCCTGGAAATCAGTACCTAGAGCTTGC AAACATCCACCTTCATGTTCCTGAGGGGGCCGTACCAAAGGATGGACCCAGTGCTGGCGTCACCATAATCACCGCCCTAATTTCGTTGGCCACCAACAAGCCTGTGCGTAATGATGTGGCCATGACGGGCGAGATATCGCTGAAGGGCAAAGTTCTGCCCGTAGGAGGCATCAAGGAGAAGGCCATAGCC GCACGTCGCAGTGGCGTCCACTGTCTCATCCTGCCCGCGGACAACAAGAAGGACTTCGAGGAATTGCCCAAGTTCATAACCGAAGGCCTGGATGTTCACTTTGCGGCCAACTACGAGGATGTCTACAACATTGCATTTTCCGAACCCCTCGAGGTATCCAGCGTAGACTGCGCGGCCGGCACAATGCCATTCGGGCCTCGTATTATCTTAGAGGTTGGGGGTTACATCGTTGTATGGACATCGTATCAGTATAATTAG
- the LOC108155167 gene encoding uncharacterized protein LOC108155167 — protein sequence MNVDLRSYSRHWLTEFIEQYQEEECLWQPKHNDYSNHAARNKSYDRLVEKLKEVEPNPDRPMVVRKINSLRSAFRREYRKTTCKSDYETRLWYYDRLLFIADHKPKRHESGTKPKRELHISFDDEDSMEYEDESHHTTSHSQQMDNLGPTSSEEVEEVPATNNVVVSSEGATLSTLSVTPADCVTLVKSEQHQHDAAAVQAHQQLVAHAAAQNSIAAAAAQGHAVKVLEITSLDSNSQREIQQAVNSLEQHQQQMHLQQANGHGQAVPTIQIGREHYQPLFSNANTTAYTTAPQPPPHDEYDAIGVNVASKLRAVNPTQRIIAEKLISDVLFNAQLDNLTVNSAVTQ from the exons ATGAACGTTGACTTGCGGTCATACTCGCGACACTGGCTCACGGAGTTCATAGAGCAGTACCAGGAGGAGGAGTGCCTGTGGCAGCCGAAGCACAACGACTACAGCAACCATGCCGCTCGGAACAAGTCCTACGACAGGCTCGTGGAGAAGCTGAAAGAAGTCGAACCGAATCCCGACCGACCCATGGTCGTAAG AAAAATCAACTCACTTCGCTCGGCATTTCGGAGAGAGTATCGGAAGACGACTTGCAAGAGCGACTATGAGACACGGTTGTGGTACTACGACAGGCTGCTCTTCATCGCCGACCACAAGCCAAAGCGGCATGAGTCGGGCACCAAACCGAAGCGGGAATTGCACATTAGCTTCGACGATGAGGATTCCATGGAGTATGAGGACGAGTCACATCACACAACCTCACATTCACAGCAGATGGATAATTTAGGGCCCACATCCTCCGAGGAAGTGGAAGAGGTGCCTGCCACCAACAATGTGGTGGTCAGTAGTGAAGGCGCCACCCTAAGTACACTATCCGTGACGCCAGCGGATTGTGTAACTCTCGTGAAGAGCGAACAGCATCAACATGATGCGGCTGCCGTCCAGGCACACCAGCAATTAGTAGCACATGCGGCGGCCCAAAATTCCATAGCTGCTGCGGCAGCCCAAGGGCATGCTGTCAAAGTGCTGGAGATCACATCACTAGATTCAAACAGTCAGCGGGAGATACAACAG GCCGTCAACTCCCTGgaacaacaccagcagcaaaTGCATCTCCAGCAGGCCAATGGTCACGGCCAGGCTGTGCCGACCATACAGATCGGACGCGAACACTATCAGCCTCTGTTTAGCAATGCAAACACCACAGCGTACACAACCGCACCGCAACCCCCGCCGCATGACGAATACGATGCTATCGGTGTGAATGTGGCCAGCAAACTGCGAGCCGTCAATCCCACCCAGCGCATCATTGCGGAGAAGCTCATAAGCGACGTGCTCTTTAATGCCCAGCTGGACAACCTCACTGTCAACTCGGCCGTAACGCAGTAG
- the LOC108155171 gene encoding uncharacterized protein LOC108155171, producing MPKQPSFVSRNLVTIVMVPSLIGIHLGWGYMQNNRKLVTESEQIDLPPVTFARFVWNKIAGGGDQTTAETQQSSSAK from the exons ATGCCCAAGCAACCGTCGTTTGTGTCGCGCAACCTGGTTACCATTGTGATGGTGCCTAGCCTGATTGGCATACATCTCGGCTGGGGCTATATGCAGAACAACCGCAAACTGGTGACAGAGTCGGAGCAAATCGACCTCCCGCCGGTCACG TTTGCCAGATTCGTTTGGAACAAGATAGCAGGTGGCGGAGACCAGACTACGGCGGAGacgcagcagagcagcagcgcGAAATGA
- the LOC108157338 gene encoding fatty-acid amide hydrolase 2 isoform X1 has product MMKLLKSIFAYVSLQLDILRFRILGYIMRRFLRSAMIVFSWFVVPYSRYTNIKVIRRKLPPIRSHLLEIPAVDLAKLIRTRKIKSEEVVEAYIERCRQVNPLINAIVQDRFEEALEEAREIDNVIAMGINSVESMEEHTPLLGIPVTVKESIAVKGMTNQAGRVFKTPQIAKSDAPVVEQIKRCGGIIMLVSNTPELCLLWETYNNVTGQTKNPYDLKRTPGGSSGGEAALLASGASLLGLTSDIGGSSRLPAMFSGIWGHKPTPYAVSFRGHHPTSDFPKWGDFFTIAPMTRYAKDLPLLLKCMSDPTGPKLTLDKEISAHGIRFFFMDNDGPSGMMRPLSRDLHAAINRVASDFNAERVNIRKMKWSLDISLSAMLTMKNIETIYHKTEEGEQPKTVCKETVKYFFGCSDSILPSVIFGHLQNFMKIIPNSRHKHLASIIEALKTEFKEMLGNDGVFLYPTFPNTAHQHYQIYHKLLEPMYMAIFNTLGLPVTNCMIGLDHRNLPMGIQVVANPGQDHLCLAVAREMERRYGGWVRPPSEDSHSSSSNSNGGGNGGGNGGGNGGGNGASSSSKRG; this is encoded by the exons A TGATGAAGTTGCTAAAATCGATATTTGCATATGTGAGCCTGCAGCTGGACATTCTCAGGTTCAG GATCCTGGGGTACATCATGCGCCGGTTCCTCCGCTCGGCCATGATTGTCTTCAGTTGGTTCGTGGTGCCCTACAGCCGGTACACCAACATCAAGGTGATACGGCGCAAGCTGCCACCGATACGCAGCCACCTGCTGGAGATACCTGCCGTCGATCTGGCCAAGCTGATTCGCACCCGAAAG ATTAAAAGCGAAGAAGTCGTAGAGGCCTACATCGAACGCTGTCGGCAG GTGAACCCACTGATCAATGCCATTGTCCAGGATCGATTCGAGGAGGCGCTGGAAGAGGCCCGCGAGATAGACAATGTCATCGCCATGGGCATCAACAGCGTGGAGTCGATGGAGGAGCATACGCCCCTGCTGGGCATTCCGGTGACCGTCAAGGAGAGCATCGCCGTCAAGGGCATGACCAATCAGGCGGGTCGGGTGTTCAAGACCCCGCAGATCGCCAAATCAGATGCCCCCGTGGTGGAGCAGATCAAGCGCTGTGGCGGCATCATAATGCTCGTGTCCAACACTCCCGAACTGTGTCTGCTCTGGGAGACGTACAACAATGTGACGGGGCAGACCAAGAATCCGTACGATCTGAAGCGCACGCCGGGTGGCTCCTCGGGCGGGGAGGCGGCCCTGCTGGCGAGCGGAGCCTCGCTGCTGGGCCTCACGTCGGACATTGGCGGCTCCTCGCGACTGCCGGCCATGTTCAGTGGCATCTGGGGCCACAAGCCCACGCCGTATGCCGTCTCGTTCCGGGGCCATCATCCGACGAGCGATTTTCCCAAATGGGGAGACTTTTTCACCATCGCTCCGATGACGCGGTATGCCAAGGATCTGCCGCTCCTGCTCAAGTGCATGAGCGATCCCACGGGACCGAAGCTGACTCTGGACAAGGAGATCAGTGCCCACGGCATCCGGTTCTTCTTCATGGACAACGACGGGCCCTCAGGCATGATGCGGCCGCTCAGCCGGGACCTGCATGCGGCCATCAATCGGGTGGCCAGCGACTTCAATGCCGAGCGGGTGAACATACGGAAGATGAAGTGGTCCCTGGACATCTCCCTGTCGGCGATGCTGACCATGAAGAACATCGAGACGATTTACCACAAGACCGAGGAGGGGGAGCAGCCCAAGACCGTGTGCAAGGAGACGGTCAAGTACTTTTTCGGCTGCTCGGACAGCATTCTGCCGTCGGTGATATTCGGCCACCTGCAGAACTTCATGAAGATCATTCCCAATTCGCGGCACAAGCATCTGGCCAGCATCATTGAGGCGCTCAAGACTGAATTCAAGGAGATGCTCGGCAACGACGGCGTCTTCCTCTACCCGACCTTCCCAAACACGGCGCACCAGCACTACCAGATCTACCACAAGCTGCTGGAGCCCATGTACATGGCCATCTTCAATACGCTGGGCCTGCCGGTGACCAACTGCATGATCGGCCTGGATCACCGCAATCTGCCCATGGGCATTCAGGTGGTGGCCAATCCCGGCCAGGATCATCTCTGTCTGGCCGTGGCCCGTGAGATGGAGCGCCGCTACGGCGGCTGGGTGCGTCCTCCCTCCGAGGATAGCCacagtagcagcagcaacagcaacggagGGGGCAACGGAGGGGGCAACGGAGGGGGAAACGGAGGGGGCAACGgggcaagcagcagcagcaagcgtGGCTAG
- the LOC108157338 gene encoding fatty-acid amide hydrolase 2 isoform X2: MKLLKSIFAYVSLQLDILRFRILGYIMRRFLRSAMIVFSWFVVPYSRYTNIKVIRRKLPPIRSHLLEIPAVDLAKLIRTRKIKSEEVVEAYIERCRQVNPLINAIVQDRFEEALEEAREIDNVIAMGINSVESMEEHTPLLGIPVTVKESIAVKGMTNQAGRVFKTPQIAKSDAPVVEQIKRCGGIIMLVSNTPELCLLWETYNNVTGQTKNPYDLKRTPGGSSGGEAALLASGASLLGLTSDIGGSSRLPAMFSGIWGHKPTPYAVSFRGHHPTSDFPKWGDFFTIAPMTRYAKDLPLLLKCMSDPTGPKLTLDKEISAHGIRFFFMDNDGPSGMMRPLSRDLHAAINRVASDFNAERVNIRKMKWSLDISLSAMLTMKNIETIYHKTEEGEQPKTVCKETVKYFFGCSDSILPSVIFGHLQNFMKIIPNSRHKHLASIIEALKTEFKEMLGNDGVFLYPTFPNTAHQHYQIYHKLLEPMYMAIFNTLGLPVTNCMIGLDHRNLPMGIQVVANPGQDHLCLAVAREMERRYGGWVRPPSEDSHSSSSNSNGGGNGGGNGGGNGGGNGASSSSKRG; encoded by the exons ATGAAGTTGCTAAAATCGATATTTGCATATGTGAGCCTGCAGCTGGACATTCTCAGGTTCAG GATCCTGGGGTACATCATGCGCCGGTTCCTCCGCTCGGCCATGATTGTCTTCAGTTGGTTCGTGGTGCCCTACAGCCGGTACACCAACATCAAGGTGATACGGCGCAAGCTGCCACCGATACGCAGCCACCTGCTGGAGATACCTGCCGTCGATCTGGCCAAGCTGATTCGCACCCGAAAG ATTAAAAGCGAAGAAGTCGTAGAGGCCTACATCGAACGCTGTCGGCAG GTGAACCCACTGATCAATGCCATTGTCCAGGATCGATTCGAGGAGGCGCTGGAAGAGGCCCGCGAGATAGACAATGTCATCGCCATGGGCATCAACAGCGTGGAGTCGATGGAGGAGCATACGCCCCTGCTGGGCATTCCGGTGACCGTCAAGGAGAGCATCGCCGTCAAGGGCATGACCAATCAGGCGGGTCGGGTGTTCAAGACCCCGCAGATCGCCAAATCAGATGCCCCCGTGGTGGAGCAGATCAAGCGCTGTGGCGGCATCATAATGCTCGTGTCCAACACTCCCGAACTGTGTCTGCTCTGGGAGACGTACAACAATGTGACGGGGCAGACCAAGAATCCGTACGATCTGAAGCGCACGCCGGGTGGCTCCTCGGGCGGGGAGGCGGCCCTGCTGGCGAGCGGAGCCTCGCTGCTGGGCCTCACGTCGGACATTGGCGGCTCCTCGCGACTGCCGGCCATGTTCAGTGGCATCTGGGGCCACAAGCCCACGCCGTATGCCGTCTCGTTCCGGGGCCATCATCCGACGAGCGATTTTCCCAAATGGGGAGACTTTTTCACCATCGCTCCGATGACGCGGTATGCCAAGGATCTGCCGCTCCTGCTCAAGTGCATGAGCGATCCCACGGGACCGAAGCTGACTCTGGACAAGGAGATCAGTGCCCACGGCATCCGGTTCTTCTTCATGGACAACGACGGGCCCTCAGGCATGATGCGGCCGCTCAGCCGGGACCTGCATGCGGCCATCAATCGGGTGGCCAGCGACTTCAATGCCGAGCGGGTGAACATACGGAAGATGAAGTGGTCCCTGGACATCTCCCTGTCGGCGATGCTGACCATGAAGAACATCGAGACGATTTACCACAAGACCGAGGAGGGGGAGCAGCCCAAGACCGTGTGCAAGGAGACGGTCAAGTACTTTTTCGGCTGCTCGGACAGCATTCTGCCGTCGGTGATATTCGGCCACCTGCAGAACTTCATGAAGATCATTCCCAATTCGCGGCACAAGCATCTGGCCAGCATCATTGAGGCGCTCAAGACTGAATTCAAGGAGATGCTCGGCAACGACGGCGTCTTCCTCTACCCGACCTTCCCAAACACGGCGCACCAGCACTACCAGATCTACCACAAGCTGCTGGAGCCCATGTACATGGCCATCTTCAATACGCTGGGCCTGCCGGTGACCAACTGCATGATCGGCCTGGATCACCGCAATCTGCCCATGGGCATTCAGGTGGTGGCCAATCCCGGCCAGGATCATCTCTGTCTGGCCGTGGCCCGTGAGATGGAGCGCCGCTACGGCGGCTGGGTGCGTCCTCCCTCCGAGGATAGCCacagtagcagcagcaacagcaacggagGGGGCAACGGAGGGGGCAACGGAGGGGGAAACGGAGGGGGCAACGgggcaagcagcagcagcaagcgtGGCTAG
- the LOC108155165 gene encoding succinate--hydroxymethylglutarate CoA-transferase translates to MLSQKLHPLLCRGFVNYRVCQSLRNFAADAGENNNRDNATADERHHPLKGVRILDLTRIIAGPYCTMVLADLGAEVIKVERPHFGDEARKWGPPFLEHSKDAAYFLAQNRNKQSVCIDLKRGRALLHRLAEISDVLVENYVPGTLDRYDLGYEQMKKVNPKLIYCTLSGYGSVGPYAKRPGYDVIASSVGGLLHITGEKEGPPSKVGVAVTDVATGLYAHGAILAALYQREKTQRGQKIDVDLLSTCCSLLINVGSNYLNAGTEARRWGTAHSSIVPYQSFKTKDGYLTLGAGSDAQFVELCRLLAVEPVAEDPKFKTNKDRVENREELVQLLEQILAQDSSKNWMKRFEGAPFPVGPVNSISEVFEDEHIQAIGLVKTLPHTRDGSVKVVGPPVVYSEARNDARTAPPMLGEHTDAVLSDLLGYGPEELASLRDQGIIQ, encoded by the coding sequence ATGTTGTCACAGAAACTCCATCCGCTACTCTGTCGTGGCTTTGTTAATTACAGAGTTTGTCAGAGCTTGAGAAACTTTGCAGCCGACGCCGGCGAGAACAATAACAGAGATAATGCTACTGCGGACGAGCGTCATCATCCGCTGAAGGGCGTGCGCATTTTGGACTTGACCCGCATCATTGCCGGCCCCTACTGCACCATGGTGCTGGCCGATCTGGGGGCAGAGGTCATCAAGGTGGAGCGTCCGCATTTTGGCGATGAGGCCAGAAAGTGGGGACCTCCGTTCCTGGAGCACAGCAAGGATGCCGCTTACTTCCTCGCCCAAAACAGGAACAAGCAGAGCGTGTGCATTGATCTGAAGCGGGGCCGGGCACTGCTCCACAGGCTGGCCGAGATCAGTGATGTCCTGGTGGAGAACTATGTCCCAGGCACCCTCGACCGCTACGATCTGGGCTACGAGCAAATGAAGAAGGTCAATCCCAAGCTGATTTACTGCACTCTCAGTGGCTACGGATCGGTGGGGCCATATGCCAAACGTCCGGGCTACGACGTGATTGCCTCCTCCGTGGGTGGCTTGCTCCACATCACTGGGGAAAAGGAGGGGCCGCCCAGCAAGGTGGGTGTGGCCGTCACGGACGTGGCCACCGGGCTGTATGCCCATGGAGCGATCCTGGCAGCCCTCTATCAACGTGAGAAGACACAGCGTGGCCAGAAGATCGACGTGGATTTGCTCTCCACCTGCTGCTCCCTGCTGATAAATGTCGGCAGCAACTATCTGAACGCGGGCACCGAGGCCCGCCGATGGGGCACAGCCCATTCCAGCATTGTGCCCTACCAGAGCTTCAAGACCAAAGATGGCTATCTTACTCTAGGGGCCGGCAGCGATGCCCAGTTCGTGGAACTGTGTCGTCTGCTGGCGGTCGAGCCGGTGGCGGAGGATCCCAAATTCAAGACAAACAAAGACCGAGTCGAAAATCGCGAGGAGTTGGTGCAACTGCTTGAGCAGATTCTGGCGCAGGATAGCTCCAAGAACTGGATGAAGCGCTTCGAGGGTGCACCGTTTCCGGTGGGTCCGGTGAATAGCATTAGCGAAGTGTTCGAGGACGAACATATCCAAGCCATTGGCCTGGTAAAGACTCTGCCGCATACTCGCGATGGATCCGTCAAGGTGGTCGGACCGCCTGTGGTTTACAGCGAGGCACGCAACGACGCCCGCACGGCGCCACCCATGCTGGGCGAGCACACGGATGCCGTGCTGAGCGACCTGCTCGGCTACGGGCCTGAGGAGCTCGCCTCGCTGAGGGATCAGGGGATTATCCAGTAA
- the LOC108157338 gene encoding fatty-acid amide hydrolase 2 isoform X3, producing the protein MGINSVESMEEHTPLLGIPVTVKESIAVKGMTNQAGRVFKTPQIAKSDAPVVEQIKRCGGIIMLVSNTPELCLLWETYNNVTGQTKNPYDLKRTPGGSSGGEAALLASGASLLGLTSDIGGSSRLPAMFSGIWGHKPTPYAVSFRGHHPTSDFPKWGDFFTIAPMTRYAKDLPLLLKCMSDPTGPKLTLDKEISAHGIRFFFMDNDGPSGMMRPLSRDLHAAINRVASDFNAERVNIRKMKWSLDISLSAMLTMKNIETIYHKTEEGEQPKTVCKETVKYFFGCSDSILPSVIFGHLQNFMKIIPNSRHKHLASIIEALKTEFKEMLGNDGVFLYPTFPNTAHQHYQIYHKLLEPMYMAIFNTLGLPVTNCMIGLDHRNLPMGIQVVANPGQDHLCLAVAREMERRYGGWVRPPSEDSHSSSSNSNGGGNGGGNGGGNGGGNGASSSSKRG; encoded by the coding sequence ATGGGCATCAACAGCGTGGAGTCGATGGAGGAGCATACGCCCCTGCTGGGCATTCCGGTGACCGTCAAGGAGAGCATCGCCGTCAAGGGCATGACCAATCAGGCGGGTCGGGTGTTCAAGACCCCGCAGATCGCCAAATCAGATGCCCCCGTGGTGGAGCAGATCAAGCGCTGTGGCGGCATCATAATGCTCGTGTCCAACACTCCCGAACTGTGTCTGCTCTGGGAGACGTACAACAATGTGACGGGGCAGACCAAGAATCCGTACGATCTGAAGCGCACGCCGGGTGGCTCCTCGGGCGGGGAGGCGGCCCTGCTGGCGAGCGGAGCCTCGCTGCTGGGCCTCACGTCGGACATTGGCGGCTCCTCGCGACTGCCGGCCATGTTCAGTGGCATCTGGGGCCACAAGCCCACGCCGTATGCCGTCTCGTTCCGGGGCCATCATCCGACGAGCGATTTTCCCAAATGGGGAGACTTTTTCACCATCGCTCCGATGACGCGGTATGCCAAGGATCTGCCGCTCCTGCTCAAGTGCATGAGCGATCCCACGGGACCGAAGCTGACTCTGGACAAGGAGATCAGTGCCCACGGCATCCGGTTCTTCTTCATGGACAACGACGGGCCCTCAGGCATGATGCGGCCGCTCAGCCGGGACCTGCATGCGGCCATCAATCGGGTGGCCAGCGACTTCAATGCCGAGCGGGTGAACATACGGAAGATGAAGTGGTCCCTGGACATCTCCCTGTCGGCGATGCTGACCATGAAGAACATCGAGACGATTTACCACAAGACCGAGGAGGGGGAGCAGCCCAAGACCGTGTGCAAGGAGACGGTCAAGTACTTTTTCGGCTGCTCGGACAGCATTCTGCCGTCGGTGATATTCGGCCACCTGCAGAACTTCATGAAGATCATTCCCAATTCGCGGCACAAGCATCTGGCCAGCATCATTGAGGCGCTCAAGACTGAATTCAAGGAGATGCTCGGCAACGACGGCGTCTTCCTCTACCCGACCTTCCCAAACACGGCGCACCAGCACTACCAGATCTACCACAAGCTGCTGGAGCCCATGTACATGGCCATCTTCAATACGCTGGGCCTGCCGGTGACCAACTGCATGATCGGCCTGGATCACCGCAATCTGCCCATGGGCATTCAGGTGGTGGCCAATCCCGGCCAGGATCATCTCTGTCTGGCCGTGGCCCGTGAGATGGAGCGCCGCTACGGCGGCTGGGTGCGTCCTCCCTCCGAGGATAGCCacagtagcagcagcaacagcaacggagGGGGCAACGGAGGGGGCAACGGAGGGGGAAACGGAGGGGGCAACGgggcaagcagcagcagcaagcgtGGCTAG